ACGCGCGCCGGAAGGCGGCCGCGATGAGGATCACGCCGCTGATCGCCGACGTCAGCGCGATCGAGAGGAACTGCGGCCCCTGAATCGCGCCGGTCCAGGCGGGCATCGCCGGCAGCAGCGCGAACAGCCACGGGATCACGCCGCCGTGGAGCAGCAGCGGGGCCATGATGATGACCGCCGCGGCGAGCCACCAGACCATGCGCTCGACGACCTCGTCTTCCTCCTCGGTGTAGCCGATCGTCAGCAGCTTGTAGATCGGTTCGAACCGGTCGGGGAGGTCGTCGCGCAGGCGGCTGACGTCGTAGCGCAGCGTCAGACCGAGGTACGTCGCGGTCATCACGAAGTAGGCCGTGATGACGGTCACGTCCCACACCAGCGGCGAGTTGTTGACCGTGATGTGGTAGTGGCCGATGACGCTCGTGACCATCCGGTCGGGCCGACCCATGTGGACGAGGATGTAGAACCCGGCCGCGGAGAGGCCGGCGATGGTCAGCATCTCGGCGAGCCGGGCGACCGGCATGTACCGGTCCATGCCCAGCAGGCGGACCGCGGCGGAGAGGATGATCCCGCCGTGGGCGATGCCGACCCACCAGATGAACGCGCCGATGTACAGCCCCCAGGTCGAGCCGCCGCCGGAGCCCCAGTCGCCGAGACCGGTGACGATCAGCCCCTGCTGGAGCTGGTAGGCCCAGGCGACGAGGAAGGCGACGAGGGCAAGCGTCGAGATCCCGTAGAGGGCGACGTACGTCTTCGTGAAGGTGTTGATCGGCCGGAGGATGTCCTCCTCCGTCGGCAGCCTGGTCTCGGTGCTCATAGCGAGACCCCCGCGTCACCGACGGTTCCGTTGTCGAGGACCTCCTCCTTGCGGTTGTCCCCGAGGCCGATGCGCTCGTACTGGGTGGGCCCTTCGACCTGCTCGGCCTCCGGCCCGGGCTCCTGTCCGAGGTACGTGACGTTCGGGTGGGTGCCGACGTCCTCGAGCAGCTTGAACTTCGAGCTGGGGTTGCCGGCGAACTGGCGCAGACGGGCGTTGGCGTCGTCCTCGCTACCGTCGCCGAGCCCCAGTTCGAGGAGGGCGTCCTCGCTTTCGAGGTCGACGTACTGTTCGAGCGCGTCGACGGAGGCGAGGACCGTCTGCTCTTTCTCGAGGACGCTGTTGTTCTCCCCCTCGCCGGGTTCGAGGCGCTCGCTGACGATCCCGACCGCCTTCATGACGCCGACGAGTTCGCGGTCGAGCCCGTCGATCGCCTCGATCGCGGCGTCGAGGTCGTCGCCCTGGCCGAGGTTCTCGTCGATCGTCTCCGGCGAGGGCACGTCGTTGTGGATGTCGATGACCGTCCGGCTCTTGGTCGGGTGCTCGCGGTGCTGGTAGGGGTCGCTCCGCTCGTCTTTGACGTTGCCGAACTGGATCGCGTTGGGCGGGCAGGCCGTCTCGCAGGCGGTCGTCCCGACCATCTCCTCGCCGCGGGAGCCGTCCTGGTGGGACGGGCACATCGTACACTTGCTCATCACGCCGCGGGGCGCGCGGCTGTCGACCCAGCGCTCCTCGCCGTGTTCGTACTCGGAGTGGGTGACGTCCCGCGGCTCCTCGGCGTTCTGCTGCCCCTCGTGGAGCTGTTCGTACGGCGTGTCGGGCTCGTCCCACTGGAAGTAGTTGACGCCGTACGGACAGGCCACCTGACAGTACCGGCAGCCGATGCAGACGTCGTAGTCGGTCAGGACGAGGCCGTCCGAGTCCCGCGTGTGGCGGGCGGTCGTCGGGCAGACCTTCTCACAGGGGGCGTCCGTGCAGTGCTGGCACGGGCGGACGAGCATGTTGTAGTCGCTCGTCCCGCCGATCACGTCGGGTGCCGGGGACGGCGAGGAGGTGAGCTCGTCCTCGAAGGCCATCACGTACATCCAGTTGACGCCCTGATCGAGCTGGTTCTCCTGGCTACAGGCGACCATACAGGAGAGACAGCCGTCACAGCGCTCGAGGTCGATCGTCATCCCCCACTGGACGTCGGAGTCCATCTGGGCCTCCGTATTCGACTCCGACTCGGCCGCGGCGAGGGCTCCCTCGGGCTTACCGTCGTCGACGGTGCCCCACGCACCGAGGCCGACCGCGGCGGCGCCGACGCCCATCTTCTTCATCACTTCGCGGCGGCTCTCGTCGTCCTCGCCGTCGAGCCTCGCGAGGGCGTCCGTGAGCCGGTCGCGGCCCTCGTCGACGCGCTCTTCGAGTTCCTCGAAGGCCTCGGCGGTCGGTCGGTCGTCGACGCCGAACTCGTCGAGGACCGACTCGTGGTACTTCGCGTGGAACTCCGCCTCGGAGAGCTCGCCTTTGGTGACCCGCATGGCGTCGCGGGCCATGTCGATCCCGAGATCCGTGTCGTACTCGGTGTCGTCGAGCATCTCCTCGAGTTCCGACTCCCACTCGGCGCCGAGGGGGTGGAACGATTCGTCTTCGTCGTCCGGGAATGTCGTATCGTCAGCACTCATTGAGTGTGATCACCTCCGGAACGGTGGTGACCGGGTCGGTCCGCGAGCGGAGCCCGGCGTCGGTCGTCCTCATTCGACGACCACGGCGCCTTTCATCCCCACGCTCTGGTGGGGCTCGCACACGTAGAGGAACTCGCCGGCCTCCTCGAACGTGTGTTCGAACGTGAACCCTTCCTCGGCGGTCTGCTCGGACTCGAACGCGCCGTCCTGGTCGACGACGTTGTGCTCGCCGCCCGTGCCGGTCCACTCCCAGACGACGGTCGTGCCGGTGTCGACCCGGATCGCCGGGGGTGCGAACGTCAGGCCGCTGCCGCCGGCACCGACGTCGACGGTGACCTCGCTCTCGCCCGTGTGGTCCTCGACGCCCTCGTAGTTGGGGACGTTGTCGAAGTGGCCGCCGAAGTCTTCGGCGCCGTCGTCGCCGTCCTCACCGTCGCCGCCGTCGCCGCCGTCGCCGCCGTCGCCGCCGTCGTCGCTGCTGCAACCAGCGACGAGGGTCAGTGACAGTGCAGCGCCCGATGCCTTCAGGAACGTCCGTCGATCACGGTTGAATGCCGTCATGGTATGGACTCTACACCCGGCTTTTGAATAGGTTGCGATTGAAGGCTCGTGACGATTCCCAGATGGTGGTAACCTAGCCGAATACGTTCGAACGTATATACGCGATCGAACTCCCGTCGGCGGCTGCGACTGTCGGTTCGGGTTGCAAAACGGGAGTCGACGACGGCCGAGTGGCCCAGTCGCGGCAGTTTGCCGTCAGTTTCGGCCCGTCGGGTGGTGTACGCGCGGTGATACGTCGCCGGCTGGAGCCGTCGACGCGCCGGAAGTTTCGGGGAGCGGACGTCACGGGCTCACTCGCTCGTCGCGGGCTCGTTCGCGAGTCCATCTTCGAGCGCGTCGGGCTCGTCGGCGGTCGGGAGTTCGCGGACGAACCGCTTGATGATGGCTTCCTCGGCGCGGTGGAGCGTCTCGCTGCACGTCGACTTGGCGATGCCGAGGCGGCCGGCCAGTTCGGTCAGCGAGCAACACCGCGGGGTGTCGTAGTACCCCTCCTCGACCGCCGCCATCACGACCTCGCGCTGGCGCTCGGAGAGCAACTGGCTGTCGTGGACCCGCTCGCGGACGTGCTCGATCCGGTACTGGAGGCCGAACCGTTCGAGTTGGCCGGCGAGTTCCGAGAGCCGCTCGCGCGAGCCGGTCACCTCGACGATGGCCTCGCCGTCCTGGATCTCGACGGGGAGTTCGATCGGCATCCCCGAGTCGCGCGAGGAGAACATGAGCAGCGGTGCGGTCGTCTCGAAGTGGATCGTCGCCTCGTTTTCGCTCCACTGCGCGAGGGTGAGTTCGGTGATCTGTGGGTGCTCGTCCATGTCCTCGAGGACGCTTGGCACGTCGGGGCCGGCGATCCGGACGAGCGCGAAGCCCGACTCGGAGCCCGGAACCGCCGCCAGCACCCGGAGCGTCGCCTCCGGGTGTGCCGTCGACACCTGTTGCACCCACACCTCTTCCGGCATCGTCACCGCGAGTGTAGCCTGGGCCATACGAACACGTTCCCGATAAGGGTACATACGCCCACCTCCGAATATGTTCGGGTTCCCGTCCGCGGCCCGCGCGACGACGTCACCCGAACATATTCGTCTTAATAGCCAACCGCGGCCGCGTCGAACGCTCGCACGATGGCAACCGACTCCGCCGAACGACTGCTCGACGTCCGAGAGATAGACGGCCCGCCGTTCGACGACATCGTGGCCGCGCTGGACGACCTCGGCGCCGACGAGCGCCTCCGCCTCGTCGCGCCCTTCGAGCCAGCCCCGCTCTACGAGGTCCTCGAGGAGCGTGGCTTCGACTACGAGAGCGAGCGGCGCTCGGGGGACCTCTGGCACGTCCTCGTCCGGGAGGCCTGAGTTGCCGAACGTGTTCGGACGAACGCCGATGGTCGCGGGGGGTCGACGTTCGTCCGCATGACGCGACTCGACGTCAGGGACGTTCCGCCGGTGAACAGACACCCCCGGATCCACGACGCGTTCGACGAACTCGACCCGGGCGAGACGCTCACCATCGTCAACGACCACGAGCCCAAGCCGCTGTTCTACGAGTTCCAGGCCGAGGTGGAGAGCTTCGACGCCGACGGCTACGAGGTCGAGCGGGTCGCCGACGACGAGTTCGTCGCCCGGTTCCCCAAACGCGAGGACTGACCACGCGCGGCGACGGCCGCGACGATGGCGAACACGTTCGGGAGTACGGATAGGGGGCGGCGGGGACGACCCTCCTCCATGGAACAGGCCGCCGTCGTCGACGCGACAGGGGCACCGTCGGGCCGGCCGCGGGAGTCGATCGACGTCCGCTCTTGCGGGCCGCCGGAGCCGCTCAGGCGGACCCTCGAACTGCTCGCCGACCTCCCGGACGAGACGGTCCTCGTCCAGCGCAACGACCGCGTCCCGCAGTTTCTCTTCCCGAAACTCGACGACCGCGGGTACGCCTACGAGACGGTCGAACGCGACGACGACGTCGTGACCGTCATCTGGCGCGAGTGAGCTCCCGACGCGACGGACCGGCCGACGGACCGACGACGAACCGGTCGCCCGCGGGGCCCTCGCGGGCTCGATTCCCGCGACGAACCACCGACGTTACCGACCGATGATCGACGCACTCGACCGACGGCGGTTCGCCGACCTGCTCGCGGCGACGACGATCGCCGCGTACGTCCTCGTCGCGTTCGGCACCGCCGTCTCGACGACCGACGGCGCGACCGCCTGCACGACCTGGCCGACCTGCTCGACGGCGCCGGCGCTCGGCCCGGCCGCCGGCGACTCGCTCCTCTTCTGGGGCCACCGCGCGGCGGCGCTCGTGGCCGGCCTCCTGCTCGCGGCCGCCGCCCTCGCGGTTCGCCGCGTCGCCGTCGGCCGCCGCGTCGCCGTCCTCGTCGGCTGTGCGGCCGCCCTCTACCCGGTTCAGGTCGTCCTCGGCGCCGCGCTCGTCGTCGGCGGCCCCGGCGCGGCCTCCGGCCTCCACCTCGCGCTCGCGACGGGCATCTTCGCCTGCCTGCTCGCCGCGCTCGTGTGGACCCTCGAGGACGCCGTCGATGCCGACGTCGCGGAACCGGCACGTTCGGCGATCGCCGACCCGGAGGCCGTCGAACCGGCGCCGAGTGCGTCCGCGGTCGGGACCGACCGCCCGGACGGCCGACTCGCCCGCCTGCGCCGACTGGCCGGCGGCTACCTGACGCTCACCAAACCGCGGTTGATGTGGCTGCTCTGTCTCGTCGCGGTCGCGGGGATGGGGCTGGCGACGCTGACCGGCGAACCCCTGGAGGCGTCGACCGCGGTCGCGACGCTCGCCGGCGGCGTCCTCGCGATCGGCGCGAGCGGCACCTTCAACCACGTCTACGAGCGCGACCGCGACCGGCGGATGAACCGCACGGCCGACCGGCCGCTGGTCCACGACCTCGTGCCGGCCCGGAACGCCCTGGCGTTCGGCCTCGCGCTCGCGGCCGCGTCCGCGGTCGTCCTCTGGACGTGGGTGAACGCGCTGGCGGCCGCGCTCACCCTCGTCGCCGTCGCCTAC
The Salinilacihabitans rarus DNA segment above includes these coding regions:
- a CDS encoding DUF2249 domain-containing protein, with protein sequence MTRLDVRDVPPVNRHPRIHDAFDELDPGETLTIVNDHEPKPLFYEFQAEVESFDADGYEVERVADDEFVARFPKRED
- a CDS encoding DUF2249 domain-containing protein; the protein is MATDSAERLLDVREIDGPPFDDIVAALDDLGADERLRLVAPFEPAPLYEVLEERGFDYESERRSGDLWHVLVREA
- a CDS encoding halocyanin domain-containing protein, with product MTAFNRDRRTFLKASGAALSLTLVAGCSSDDGGDGGDGGDGGDGEDGDDGAEDFGGHFDNVPNYEGVEDHTGESEVTVDVGAGGSGLTFAPPAIRVDTGTTVVWEWTGTGGEHNVVDQDGAFESEQTAEEGFTFEHTFEEAGEFLYVCEPHQSVGMKGAVVVE
- the nrfD gene encoding NrfD/PsrC family molybdoenzyme membrane anchor subunit, which encodes MSTETRLPTEEDILRPINTFTKTYVALYGISTLALVAFLVAWAYQLQQGLIVTGLGDWGSGGGSTWGLYIGAFIWWVGIAHGGIILSAAVRLLGMDRYMPVARLAEMLTIAGLSAAGFYILVHMGRPDRMVTSVIGHYHITVNNSPLVWDVTVITAYFVMTATYLGLTLRYDVSRLRDDLPDRFEPIYKLLTIGYTEEEDEVVERMVWWLAAAVIIMAPLLLHGGVIPWLFALLPAMPAWTGAIQGPQFLSIALTSAISGVILIAAAFRRAYDWDHIFTDDIFRGLLLWLGFFCLLFLWFQLQQLINGSFLGPLDSARATEHKLGHPIYILSMLMVLGTLTFIFLQGIRPALFSRARAILAGVVVLTATFLEKLLFVVEGFMDPHFDIYAATPGAYFPSAIEWLSLAGTIGMVVLLFLSLSKMVPVVELHAVEHMRGEHEHGGEPAETEVKA
- a CDS encoding 4Fe-4S ferredoxin N-terminal domain-containing protein, producing MSADDTTFPDDEDESFHPLGAEWESELEEMLDDTEYDTDLGIDMARDAMRVTKGELSEAEFHAKYHESVLDEFGVDDRPTAEAFEELEERVDEGRDRLTDALARLDGEDDESRREVMKKMGVGAAAVGLGAWGTVDDGKPEGALAAAESESNTEAQMDSDVQWGMTIDLERCDGCLSCMVACSQENQLDQGVNWMYVMAFEDELTSSPSPAPDVIGGTSDYNMLVRPCQHCTDAPCEKVCPTTARHTRDSDGLVLTDYDVCIGCRYCQVACPYGVNYFQWDEPDTPYEQLHEGQQNAEEPRDVTHSEYEHGEERWVDSRAPRGVMSKCTMCPSHQDGSRGEEMVGTTACETACPPNAIQFGNVKDERSDPYQHREHPTKSRTVIDIHNDVPSPETIDENLGQGDDLDAAIEAIDGLDRELVGVMKAVGIVSERLEPGEGENNSVLEKEQTVLASVDALEQYVDLESEDALLELGLGDGSEDDANARLRQFAGNPSSKFKLLEDVGTHPNVTYLGQEPGPEAEQVEGPTQYERIGLGDNRKEEVLDNGTVGDAGVSL
- the cyoE gene encoding heme o synthase; protein product: MIDALDRRRFADLLAATTIAAYVLVAFGTAVSTTDGATACTTWPTCSTAPALGPAAGDSLLFWGHRAAALVAGLLLAAAALAVRRVAVGRRVAVLVGCAAALYPVQVVLGAALVVGGPGAASGLHLALATGIFACLLAALVWTLEDAVDADVAEPARSAIADPEAVEPAPSASAVGTDRPDGRLARLRRLAGGYLTLTKPRLMWLLCLVAVAGMGLATLTGEPLEASTAVATLAGGVLAIGASGTFNHVYERDRDRRMNRTADRPLVHDLVPARNALAFGLALAAASAVVLWTWVNALAAALTLVAVAYYAVVYTVVLKPHTAWNTVLGGGAGALPAIIGWAAVTGDVGLPAVALAAVIFLWTPAHFYSLAIAYREDYARGGFPMFPVVEGTLAARRHVAFYLGATLLAASLLGWLAGLGWLYATTSVALGAVFLRSVVRQYRVRTDEVALRSFYVSNYYLGAILLAIVVETLVVAA
- a CDS encoding helix-turn-helix domain-containing protein, with amino-acid sequence MAQATLAVTMPEEVWVQQVSTAHPEATLRVLAAVPGSESGFALVRIAGPDVPSVLEDMDEHPQITELTLAQWSENEATIHFETTAPLLMFSSRDSGMPIELPVEIQDGEAIVEVTGSRERLSELAGQLERFGLQYRIEHVRERVHDSQLLSERQREVVMAAVEEGYYDTPRCCSLTELAGRLGIAKSTCSETLHRAEEAIIKRFVRELPTADEPDALEDGLANEPATSE
- a CDS encoding DUF2249 domain-containing protein, whose translation is MEQAAVVDATGAPSGRPRESIDVRSCGPPEPLRRTLELLADLPDETVLVQRNDRVPQFLFPKLDDRGYAYETVERDDDVVTVIWRE